Genomic DNA from Arthrobacter sp. B1I2:
CGGCGGCATGGTGGTCCGGCGCGAAGTCCTGGGCGACGCGCACGTGGACCGGGCCATCGCCAACAAGGATGGGTTCACCGAGGACTTCCAGGACATGATCACCCGGATTGCCTGGGGTGGCATCTGGACCCGGCCCGGGCTCCCGCGCCGGATGCGTTCCGCCGTCACCATCACCGCCATGGTGGCGCACGGGCACTGGGAAGAGCTGGCCATGCACATCCGCGCCGCCCTCCGGAACGGCCTCAGCAGGGATGAAATCAAGGAGATCCTGCTGCAGACCGCCATCTACTGCGGCGTCCCCTCCGCCAACACCGCTTTCAAGACCGCCCAGCAGGTCTTCCACCAGATCGATAGCGAAGAAACGGACAACAAGTCATGAACCAGGCTTTTGTGTACGACGCCGTACGCACCCCGTTCGGCAAGTTCGGCTCCGGCCTCGCAGCAGTGCGTCCGGATGACCTTGCTGCCCACGTGATCAGGGAGTCCGTGAAGCGCGCCCCCGCCCTGGATCCGGAGCGGATCGACGAGGTGGTGTTCGGCAACGCGAACGGTGCCGGCGAGGAGAACCGGAACATCGCGCGGATGGGCACGCTGCTGGCAGGCCTGCCGGTGTCCATCCCCGGCACCACGGTCAACCGGCTCTGCGGATCTTCGCTGGACGCGGCGATCATCGCTTCCCGCCAGATCAACGCCGGCGACGCCGACCTGATGCTGGTCGGCGGGGCCGAGTCCATGTCCCGCGCGCCCTGGGTTCTGCCCAAGACCGAGAAGCCCTACCCGGCAGGGGACATGACCCTGGCGTCCACCACGCTGGGGTGGCGGCTGGTGAACAAGGCGATGCCCAAGGAGTGGACCATCTCCCTGGGCGAGGCCACCGAGCGGCTCCGCGAGAAGTACAAGGTGACCCGTGAGCAGCAGGACGAGTTCGCCGCCGATTCGCACAACCTCTCCGCCGCGGCGTGGGACGAGGGCTTCTACGACAACCTGGTGGCACCGGTGCCGGGAACGGACCTGGTGCGTGACGAGGGCATCCGCCCCGGCTCCACGGCGGAGAAGCTGGCCGGGCTGAAAACGGTGTTCCGCAAGGAACCCGAAGGCGCCGAGGTGGGCGGCACGGTCACCGCCGGGAACGCGTCGCCGTTGTCCGACGGCGCCTCCGCGGCATGGATCGGGTCCGAGGCCGCCGCCGGGCTGCTGGGCCTGGACCCGCTGGCCCGGATCGCCGGCCGCGGCGCGCATGCGAACGACCCGCAATACTTTGGCTACGCCCCCGTGGAGGCGGCAAACAAAGCCCTCGCCAAGGCGGGCATCGGCTGGGACCAGGTGGGCGCCGTCGAACTGAACGAAGCCTTCGCCGCCCAGTCCCTGGCCTGCATCAACGCCTGGGGCATCGACCCCTTGATCGTTAACCGGCATGGCGGGGCCATCGCCATGGGCCACCCGCTGGGCGCTTCGGGCACCCGGATCCTGGGCACCCTGGCCCGGTCCCTGCAGGACTCCGGGGAACGCTGGGGCGTCGCCGCCATCTGCATCGGCGTGGGCCAGGGCCTGGCCGTCGTGCTCGAAAACGTCACCGCTGGAAAGGACCAGTAATGCTGAACTTCGTAGGTTCCGTCCAGGAGGCCGTGGCCGGCATCAAGGATGGCTCCACCGTGATGATCGGCGGGTTCGGCAACGCCGGCCAGCCCTTCGAACTGATCGACGCGCTGCTGGAGTGCGGTGCCACCGGCCTGACAGTGGTCAACAACAACGCCGGACAGGGCGACCAGGGCCTGGCCCTGCTCATCAAGGAAGGCCGCGTCCGGAAGATGATCTGCTCCTTCCCGCGGCAGTCCGACTCCTGGCACTTCGACGCCAAGTACAAGGCCGGGCAGATCGAACTGGAACTGGTCCCGCAGGGCAACCTCGCCGAGCGCATCCGCGCTGCAGGCGCCGGCATCGGCGGGTTCTTCACCCCCACCGGCTACGGCACCGTGCTCGCCGAGGGCAAGGAAACCCGGATCATCGACGGCCGCGGCCAGGTGTTCGAAACACCCATCCACGCCGACGTCGCCCTCATCAAAGCCCTCAAAGCGGACGGGAGGGGCAACCTCGTGTACCGCAAAACCGCCCGGAATTTCGGCCCCATCATGGCCGCCGCCGCAAAGCAGACCATCGTGCAGGTCTCCGAGATCGTCCCCACCGGCGGCCTCGACCCGGAAAACGTGGTGACCCCCGGGATCTACGTCAACACCGTCGTCCGGGTGGCCGGCAATGGCAACAAGTCAGAAAAGGCGGCCTGAGATGAGCCTCACCGAAACGTCCCTCCAGACCTCTGCCACGCCCCTGGGCCGCGACGACCTCGCCCGCCTCGTGGCCAGGGACATCGCCCCCGGGTCCTTCGTGAACCTCGGCATCGGCCAGCCAACCCTGGTGTCCAACTACCTCACCGAGGAACAGAACATCACCCTCCACACGGAGAACGGCATG
This window encodes:
- a CDS encoding thiolase family protein; this translates as MNQAFVYDAVRTPFGKFGSGLAAVRPDDLAAHVIRESVKRAPALDPERIDEVVFGNANGAGEENRNIARMGTLLAGLPVSIPGTTVNRLCGSSLDAAIIASRQINAGDADLMLVGGAESMSRAPWVLPKTEKPYPAGDMTLASTTLGWRLVNKAMPKEWTISLGEATERLREKYKVTREQQDEFAADSHNLSAAAWDEGFYDNLVAPVPGTDLVRDEGIRPGSTAEKLAGLKTVFRKEPEGAEVGGTVTAGNASPLSDGASAAWIGSEAAAGLLGLDPLARIAGRGAHANDPQYFGYAPVEAANKALAKAGIGWDQVGAVELNEAFAAQSLACINAWGIDPLIVNRHGGAIAMGHPLGASGTRILGTLARSLQDSGERWGVAAICIGVGQGLAVVLENVTAGKDQ
- a CDS encoding 3-oxoacid CoA-transferase subunit A translates to MLNFVGSVQEAVAGIKDGSTVMIGGFGNAGQPFELIDALLECGATGLTVVNNNAGQGDQGLALLIKEGRVRKMICSFPRQSDSWHFDAKYKAGQIELELVPQGNLAERIRAAGAGIGGFFTPTGYGTVLAEGKETRIIDGRGQVFETPIHADVALIKALKADGRGNLVYRKTARNFGPIMAAAAKQTIVQVSEIVPTGGLDPENVVTPGIYVNTVVRVAGNGNKSEKAA
- the pcaC gene encoding 4-carboxymuconolactone decarboxylase, whose protein sequence is MSGSERHTADERHGVVQPGATSQEIYDGGMVVRREVLGDAHVDRAIANKDGFTEDFQDMITRIAWGGIWTRPGLPRRMRSAVTITAMVAHGHWEELAMHIRAALRNGLSRDEIKEILLQTAIYCGVPSANTAFKTAQQVFHQIDSEETDNKS